Part of the Sorghum bicolor cultivar BTx623 chromosome 1, Sorghum_bicolor_NCBIv3, whole genome shotgun sequence genome, CTTAGGAATGATAGCTTTCTGACTTTCTTGCCATTATGTACTGTGTTCTAAAAAGACTTTAACTTTTCGCCTTCGATTGCTACTCAAATTATCAACTAATACAAGGGTCTTGTATTGCTGCTCTTACCTGTCTAATCATTATCGGAATTAAAGGGGGGAAACTACAGCATATTTTAGTCCATTGTAGCTCATAAGCTCTATGGTGAGCATGAAGTAATTCAAGCAAGCTCATTAATTGCATGTAATATGTGAAAATTATCCTCTCAAAAAAAGATATGTGAAAATTATGGTAAACTTGTCAAACAGATGCAAATATGCATTCAGGATTGCCAAATGGTTAGAAGGAaataacaaagaaaaaaaaaggtgttTCTGTGGACATCATAGAGACAAATCATGTTTTGGGGGATAGGCGCAATGTCACTTCTATTGAATGAAAGCAATTGTATATTTTTTGCATTTtgctcagaaaaaaaaaagaaataacttGTTTTGGAAGAACATAGATGACAAAGTTAGGTGTCATGGAGCTGATAGTGATAGTAGCAAGCATAGATTTTATATCCATCATGGTTAGTGGATCTTCTGTTACAATAGAGGTCAAGGAATAATATGGTTTTCTGCTAGCTGTTATAatgttggagagtcaaagcatcccagctttgaccaaaattatagagagaattacaaagatttttaacatcaaataggtataatatgaaaatataattaatgaacaaTGTAATGATACTAAGttgacaccataaatattattatcttggAGAGTTAAACTTGAGATGGTTTGACTCTCCAGCATTCttggaataacttataatttgggatggagggagtaccttaATGAGTTTATCTTGAAATCTTATAGTTCTGATGTTAGTCCTTGTCATATTCATGGCATGGGCACAGGGTGCTTGTGCTTGTTTTGTTTATTGCCCCACAAACTGTGCGAGGTATTCAAAAAGCTGATATTGTTTGCAATGTCTACCTTCAGGTCATGGATCAGGGCAACGACAAATGTTTGACATTGATTTTGGATAGTCGTAGGCAAGGAGAGTTTCAGGATAGCATCCAAAATCCTCAAAACAAGCAGTCTGATGAAATCGGCACAGTACATACATGGAAACTTAAGTGGTTCTCTGAAGAAGCATCTCTGAAGTTTATTTCTGTACTTAAGGCTCTATACTCGACAGCAGCAGCTTCGTCTTTACCTGTAAAGTGTATATCCTGATAATGTCGGTTATTATAGTTCTACGGTGATTTCATTCATTCTTTTGGGGTTTGTATATGTAGCTGTTAATCTGTACAGTTTGATAGTTAGGTTCTAGTTTTGTGTTTCCTGTATTCTTTGTAGTATGGTTTTCCCAGCCAGAAGTTGTACAGAACAGAGCGAGTAGGAGTGTAAATGAATGGGGTTGCAGTTTTGGCAGCTGGCGGAATGTTTGTTCAGAACCTCTTTGCGGTGGGTATTGTCGCAACGATGGTTTGATCAGGAATTCACGGAATAGACTGCGAAGAAACAGTTTGGCAACTACGCTTAACAGGCCATAGGATAGGATACTACCCATGATGAACACGCATGCTGAAAGTACAATTACCTGTCGGACCTACGTAGTACCTTCACACTTCTACTCGTTACACACTTGCACTTCGGTGTCTAATTTGCTACCGTTATTCATCATCGCTAGCATGTGAAGCCGCGACGGGATCGGCGGCAGGTCGACATCAGCAACACCTTCCAGCTGCTGCACAACGAGCCCCATGGTCGGCCGGTCGCTTTCTTCATCCTGGATGCACCAGCACGCGACCTTGCAGACCTTCTCAAGCTCCTTCACGTTGGCATCCCCGGCGATCTTCTCGTCTAGCAGGCCGACCACGTCCCCCGCGTGCAGCCTGACGGCGGCGTGCACCGGGAAGTACACGGCGGCCTGCGAGGAGCCGTTGTTCCGGCGGCCCGAGACGAGCTCGAACAGGAGCAGGCCGAAGCTGTACacgtcggccttggcggtgacCGGCGCGCCCGCGAGCCACTCTGGCGCGAGATAACCCATCGTTCCCCGCATGGTGGTCAGAACGCGGCTGAAGTCGTGGCCGACAAGCTTGGCCATGCCGAAGTCCGCGAGCTTCGCGCCCAGCTCCTCATCGAGCAGGATGTTCTCCGGCTTGATGTCGCAGTGAATGATGCACTCCCGGCACTTCTCGTGCAAGTAAGACAGACCCCTGGCCACGCCAACTGCGATGCCAAACCTCTCGCTCCAGCTCAAGACCTTGGAGCTCGAGCTGTTCTTGAACAGGTGCGCATCCAGCGAGCCGTTGGGCATGTAGTCGTATACGAGCGCCCTCTTGTTCCCCTCGCAGCAGAAGCCGCGGAGACGGACGAGGTTGATGTGCTGGATCATGCCGAGGGTGACGACCTCGGCACGGAACTGCTTCTCGCCCTGCCGCAACCCGTCGAGCTTCTTGACGGCCACGGGCGTCGTGTCGGGGAGCGTCCCCTTGTACACCGAGCCGAAGCTGCCGCTGCCGAGCTTCTCCGTGAAATCCCGCGTCGCCGATTTCACGGCCTGGTAGTCGAACAGCAGCAACGAGCCCTGCACCGCCGTCACCTTGCCCTTCCCCCGCCGCTTCCGCAAAACCACCGCCACCGCGACAACGATTATGAGGCCCGCCAGGAGTAGGACCACGGCGGACACTGAGCTGCTAAGGATCACTATTGACTTCCTCCAAGAATGATGCGGCGCAGGAGGTGGCACCTCCGAGGCCGCCACACGGACGTGAAGAACAACCGCCCCCGCGACGCCTTGATCGCCAGGGAGTGTCCTCAGGTTGACGAGCTCGCCGTTCCACACCAAGCACTTGGTTGCCTCGTAGGCGTAGGCAGTGCAGGAGCAGTCTCGCAGGCAGGAGAGAGCACACATCTTGTCGCTCCGGGCTCCGGCCGACTCTGCAGAGCCGACCGGAAGCTGCACGGCGTACGGCAGCTTGAGGAAGCCGTCGTTGGGACAGTCCAGTTTGGTCCGCCTGACGCACCCTGAGGCCGTGTTCCCCAGCTTCCACTGCCCCTGCGACCGCGGCGCGAACGCCGCGGGGCACTCGCACATGGCGCTGGAGGTGTTGCTGCACACACCGAAGGGCCCGCAGGAGCCGTAGACGTCGCACCCGTCGTGGGGCTCGGAGCAGAAGAGGATCCACTTGCCTGCCTCCGGGCTCCACTGCCGCCGCTGCATCTGCCCGTTCACTTCCAGCACGAAGTTGCCGATGCCCGGTATCCGGTTCTTGTAGCTGAAGAAGTTGACGCTGGCGTTGGGTGCGTACGGGACGCCGTCGAAGTAGCCCGACCGCATCTCCGGCACGTTGGCGAAGACCTCGCCGTCCCACACGCCGGTCGTCCAGTACTGGTTCGTGCCGCCGGCGAGCAGATCAAACTTGGCCTGCCCGCGCCGGTCGATCTCCATGGAGAAGGCGCCGGGAGCCGGGTTCTCCGAGTCGGTCCACGACGTGAGGAAGCTGTGCACGCCGCGGGCCCTGTCGTAGCCGAGCCTAGCCCCGGGGAGCCACGTGTCCGTGGGGTGGTCGAAGCTCTGCCACGCCacggacgccgacgccgacgccgacgcgttGCTCCGCACCACCAGGTTGCCGTCGTCCTGGAGCGTGGCGACGGTGCTGCGCGGCGGCGACGGGGAGGACGCGTTGGATGACCACAGCAGGGTGTTCGATGGCGTCGTGAGGAGGAGCTCGCCGCGGCCGCTGAGAGTGAAGCGAGAGGCCGACGGGTCAAGGATCGGGCGGTCCCGGTTCGCCACCCACACGACGGTTTGCTTGGAGACCTTCTTGAACCAGATGCCGATGTAGTGCTTCTTGGAGTTGCCCGGGGAGAAGAGGCCGAGCTCGAAGTTGCCGCCCTTGGAGACCAGCGTCTGGTTCCATGGGAGAGACTGGCCCAAGGTGAGCGTGTCGGTTGCTCCACTTATTTGGAGGTCCACGCTGGAGAAGAGCAGGAAAACGAGGATGAGCATGGTGGCTTGCAGTTGCAGTTACAGCTCCTGCTTCTTGAGCTCAGGATTGTTGGTCTCAGTTTGTTGTTTCAGATACAAGAAACAGGCCGAGGCAATTATATAAAGCATCACGCGTGCATCTTGGAACTGGATCACGGATCCATGCGGCCGAAATTTCATTTCTTTTTGGCTGTCCGTAGGACACTTGATTGCGTCACTCTCATAGAAATTAGAAAATCGTCATTCAAGATTCAAACTGCCTCCCCTATTTCGTAATTAGTCATCAACTCATCATAGAGTTCTCATACAGGCTATACTGTAGGATATACTTTTACTGTTTTACAACATACTCAACATTATTTTTCGAGGATAGTACAGGATGCACGCTTGTTCAAAGGTAGTACTCCGTTCTATTGAGTCATTATGGAACTTGTGCTGGTCAAAATAAAAATAAGTTTTGCTAAGTTTGTAGTAAAATATTAGtaatatttgtatctctaaagaagtttattataaaaatatattcaacgATCTATCTGAtgatactataaatattaatttttctaatatatatttgatcaaaGTTAAAAATATATGACTTTTTAGAAAACGAGAATGATACTTTTTATGAGATAAAGGTGTATTAATTATTTTGTTAGGGCACCCGAAAGGTACAAGCTAGTTACCAGCTCTAAGACAACTTCTTCAGTTATGCTAACGTTTagcatatactccctccatacccataattcttgacgtttaggacataaTTGTGCTAACCAAGGAGTGATTAATTAGAGGTTAGTTTTCCATGTCTACCCCTAATAAATAAGGTGGCTGAGGCTCTTTATATAAGAAAATGAACTGGCTCCGCTGGCTAGTGCCTAGCAATTCGAGCGTTGAACGGACGCCGCTCTTGGCAGAGGCCAGCCAAACGGACGCGAGCGCGTGCAGCTTCTTGGATGCTCGTGACGCCGCTCTTGGCAGAGGCCAGCCAAACGGACGCGAGCCCGCTCTTGGCAGAGGCCAGCCAAACGGACGCGAGCGCGTGCAGCTTCTTGGATGCTCGTGCAGCGGCTAGTCGAACAGACGTGCTCTTGGCAGAGACTGAAAGGACGTGAGCGCAGGGGCATTTCCGTCCGCGGCAGCAGCTGCCAGTGCAAAACGACAAGCTTTGCAAAATCTACACAGGGGTCCAAAACGTCAACTTTtctaggtatggagggagtagctcGTAATATGAATAGTTTCACATAATACTTTCACATGATTTTGAAATATATGTATAAGTTTAACTCTTGATTAAGAACTagtttttctttctcttctattaaaatattaaataaaatagTTTGAGGTGGTCATAAGTAACCGGTGCCGAGTCAGTGAGCTCCGTCGATCGAGTAACACTGTTTCTTTCACGCTTTATGGCACGATAGAGCCATAGCCCATAGGCAGCAAATCATGTACAACATGCTAGCTTTATAGCGTCCATCAGTACGTGCTGTGTGTATGATCCCGTCTCTTTCATTTCCCGGCCGGCATGCATCGCCTTTGACCATTTCTCTTCATAAGTGTAGTATGCATGAAGAAATCGCCACTTTATAGTTATTACAGCTGGTTACATGTCGCTATGAACATAAGTATCTGTTGAGTGTTCGATGATCGGATCAAGAGTTTCTCCGTTACGCATCCAGGCGCCTTCGTTGTTATCCGATCCGGCTCTCTGTGCCCcggttttttttttccctcaGAATCATCACGCGTCATGACGTCCCGGCTTAATCAATGTAGTAACAGCAACTAAGACTCTGGCCGATAGAAAGACGTGAGCGACCGGTAGATACTCCGACACGTCGTTGGACGATGGTGACGATGAGGTCCCATAGTTTCGCTCTTGTTAAGGtaagaaaaattttggatttaattaccgtagtattttcatttgtatttcataattattatccaatcgtaGATTAATTGGGTTTAAAAGATTAATTCCataaattacaagtaaattatgcaattagttattatttttttatcaatatttaatgttctatgcatgcgtataaagatttaatgtaacaaagaatcttaaaaaattttaaaaaaattttgtaattaaATAAGGCCTAAGAAAAGGTCAAAGTGCCATACAGCAGGCCTCGCAACACCTTCAGAGAACTTAAAAAAATTCAGGAGAGATAGAATTACAGTTTCACAGTTTCATACAGTACAATTTTAGCATCTTTTAGACCCGTTTATACAATTTTACGACACATCTTTTTATTCTAAATTACAGCTTCACTTAACCTATATCCTCTTATACAGAATACAAGATGCACCATCATCCGGCAATCACACCCTGCTTCGCTACGCACGggcatgccttgtttagtttatttcaaaactaaaaacttttcgtcacgtcgaatcttgtgtcagaaacattaaatataaatataaataaaaattaattacatacttcacttgtaaatcacgagacaaagcTTTTAAACTTAATTACTTTATAGTTAAAAAAtacttatcaaataaaaataaaaatatcatagtatcaaaatttaaaaactttttaaatctaAATAAGGCTCTCAAAACAGTTTGGCTGATGGCCTTAAATGTACGTGATGCTGATGCGACATGACAGCCCGAGAAAAAGGCTAGAACAATCTAACAATGGGTAATTGCTGGTGGTTGGCAGTTGCACATCACGGTGAGTGCAAACCATTTTGTTGGTCTTCTTTAGTCctgatttttttatttcaagtactgtagcattttgtttttatttaataattattatttaaattaattagatttaaaattgTATAatcaatttttatttttatatatatttagtgtttcatacatataccacaaaatttgatatgacgagaaatcttaaaaagttttttgttttttttttcctcaacTCCACTCGCTGTCGCTGAGAGGCACTAGCAAAGCTGAccttcataagaaatggtcccATGCCACTCCAAGCACTGTTGTCcgtacaaagtttttttttttttgaaaacgtaCTTGTATTACTGGATAAGAAAAACATACAAGTACACATGCAAATACAGATACGCTCGAGACATCTGTCCCCATCTAGCACAAAGGACCCTCAAAAAAGCAGAAATTACAAGGAGATCCAAGGACCTTGTGCTTCCCAAAAACGCCAGAGGCCTCCATCGATCGCCACCATCAAAGCATCGACGGCCGTCGTCATCAATAAAGCCACCGTGGTTGCCCCAATCTGGAGGAGCCCCATCGCATCAAAGTTTTGGAGGAAGCAGTAGTAGTAGTCACCCGGCACAGAGACCAAGACGAGATCGTCGCGGGAAGAACATCAACTGGGATACACCACGAGCTCCGCCAATCCCGGATCAAAACTCACTAACGACTCATGCTGCCGGAAGGTCGACCTCGATCCGCATTCTAGCATGCCTCATCAACCATAGCCGCTGATGTACCTTTGACCAAAGGGGACACGGATCCCTAAAAACTaaagttttgataattaatgacaaagtttctaatgtcttgtgtttaagtgattttgaGCATgtttacaaagagatgaagcatagaGTAAATATCATTAATGACAatgagtaaagtgatcaagacaaaggtataaacataataTTTTACTTTTGGTGGTCTAAATTGAGTAGAAAAGTGTTTGACCGTGTTAAGATATATAACCAACTATCAAGAGGGAAAAAATATTTGTGTATATGTGTTAGGATCTAGTCTTATGCTAACCTAACTTCTTTGATAAAATATTtatgaaatgctaacacacttgaatattggtggtggacacttggtgAGAGATTTTAATTCTTCTATGTTGTCAGAACAAAGTTCATACCACGACGTCTGAGGGCTGGTTAAGAGCCCAATCAACCTCTTAATTGGGCCTAGGTCGAACACGTACTTTACCCAAAATGGGCTTTAGCCTAGCAAACTGATCAAACTGTGATCTCCTATGCCAAGTGCGACGCCGTGTAGATCCATCTGATACAGTGTTACGCCGTCTTGCTCCTTCATGAGAATATGACCCTATTCAACACTTTCCTCCAACCAATCGAATAAATCGTTCGATCCTTCCGTTTATCACTTTCAGTAAAACTGAAAACAGCTAAccgatactccctccgtcccaaatttatatagcaaaataataacatttttggtaccaaccaagtattattatattctttgttagttatattttcatagtgtacctattttataacataaatctttatatttctctctatatttttggtcaaacttgaaaatgctggaacgacttataatttggaacggagagaGTACATCGCTTGATAATAGAAAAATGATCCCTCTCAATGCACAAATAAATACACATCTCACTT contains:
- the LOC8056873 gene encoding G-type lectin S-receptor-like serine/threonine-protein kinase At2g19130, translating into MLILVFLLFSSVDLQISGATDTLTLGQSLPWNQTLVSKGGNFELGLFSPGNSKKHYIGIWFKKVSKQTVVWVANRDRPILDPSASRFTLSGRGELLLTTPSNTLLWSSNASSPSPPRSTVATLQDDGNLVVRSNASASASASVAWQSFDHPTDTWLPGARLGYDRARGVHSFLTSWTDSENPAPGAFSMEIDRRGQAKFDLLAGGTNQYWTTGVWDGEVFANVPEMRSGYFDGVPYAPNASVNFFSYKNRIPGIGNFVLEVNGQMQRRQWSPEAGKWILFCSEPHDGCDVYGSCGPFGVCSNTSSAMCECPAAFAPRSQGQWKLGNTASGCVRRTKLDCPNDGFLKLPYAVQLPVGSAESAGARSDKMCALSCLRDCSCTAYAYEATKCLVWNGELVNLRTLPGDQGVAGAVVLHVRVAASEVPPPAPHHSWRKSIVILSSSVSAVVLLLAGLIIVVAVAVVLRKRRGKGKVTAVQGSLLLFDYQAVKSATRDFTEKLGSGSFGSVYKGTLPDTTPVAVKKLDGLRQGEKQFRAEVVTLGMIQHINLVRLRGFCCEGNKRALVYDYMPNGSLDAHLFKNSSSSKVLSWSERFGIAVGVARGLSYLHEKCRECIIHCDIKPENILLDEELGAKLADFGMAKLVGHDFSRVLTTMRGTMGYLAPEWLAGAPVTAKADVYSFGLLLFELVSGRRNNGSSQAAVYFPVHAAVRLHAGDVVGLLDEKIAGDANVKELEKVCKVACWCIQDEESDRPTMGLVVQQLEGVADVDLPPIPSRLHMLAMMNNGSKLDTEVQVCNE